gtatgtattggtgtcaatatcattaatgtaaattaggaacaatagtgatcCTAAAATTTAACCATGTGGTACCctactatgaacgcaggcccactgtgacattgtgcctctaataactactcactgATTCCTGttagttaaccagttttcaatctaAGCAGTTCcgaaaatccctgcagctttgagcttaaacaagagccgtttgtgggggacaacatcagaggccttctggaaatctaagtagatcacgtcgtaggcctttttgtgatcagtttctcttgtagcttcctcaaagaactcaagtagattagttaaacaggatctacctttcctaaatccatgttggctattcctcagaatgttatttgattccaggtaatctaccattttcacttggcctATAGTATATATCAAAATGCATCCCAATTAcggcatgaaaaataattgTTAAATTATGCAAGAGATGCTATGTGTCTTGacctgctcgtacgatcctcctgtgtgccacgccccctcattaaccacatGTGCTACCCTGATtgtgaccagctgttttctgtcagtttgagtagtcctgtgtatttagtccacgttcaagtctgtttccccagtccggtctttGACGTTGTTTTACTGTATAGTGCTCTGTCTGTAATAAATTCCCCACTCCCTGCTCGCTCGCCCTGCACACAGTTATGACACTATGCATTAAATATGCATTAAACATGTTATGCTTATAAATATATTATCATTCTTCAGTTTCCAACATGTTGAATTAAAAACGTTATCTGACTAAAAACACCTTATATCCCTTCCTCATGAAAGCCACCATGCCATAGGAGATACATAGATGGGGACACAAACTTAACAGTCACGCAGGAGAATTCCCTTCAACAGCTTAGATGGCACAGCACAACACATGCATGCAGTTCTACCCAAATATTCAATGCCCATTACCACGTACCTCTGTCAGAGGTCCTTCTCGGGAGGCTTTAAACATGCCTGAGGTCTAGTATGATATCTGAGAGGTTGACTGGCTCAGCAATGACGCATATATACATTGCAGCATGACACTCGATCTTGAAGTTGTTGGGAAGCCTCTTGACACAGGAGGTTTGCAGTGGTTTTTAAGTATGGTATGCTCACAATTGGTACTGAAAGGTATTACTGACTATTGACTGAATCAAAAGGCTTATAAATACtaacaaaatatttaaatttcaAATTTTGTGCATAAATTGTAATGAAAAGAATGAAGAAGAATTGAAGAATGACAAAATGAttgacttttaaaaatgaatgttaAGACCTGTTGTTATTTTTAGTACTGGGCATAATAAATGATTAAATTAAGAAAGGGAGGTATACAAATTTTCAAAGGTCAAAGGAGCGAAATGATCATCCTAACTCATGTAACCtcagtatttttttaagtttGCATACGACCTTGGGTGAACTCCTTTCTATATCTCTGATGACGTCACCTGGTTGTTTTACCTGTTTTACTGTTTTTCAGATTTGGCTGAAAATATTTTTGGGGATATTTTTAATGGTTCATCTAATATTAAGTTTCCTGTATCTCCGTTTGATTCTAGAAAATGACAAAGGTAAGGAAAAATTAAATGAGAGGAAAGCATCTGAAGATAATAGATCTTTAACTATCagccaattttttgtgtttgtaaaAACAGCAaatcaatcatttttctttGTGATGCAAataatacagtactgtaataaTTTCTGATATGAATCCTTATTTAACTGTATTATGTGTTAaacaaaatttttttttctagtgTAGTCTATATGAAATTGttatattttgtttgtgttCGTAGATGTTTAGTAATAACCtctattttattaaaaactgAAATCAACTTATTTTCACTACAGCACGACCTGTAAAGATGTGCGAGTTTGTGTTCATCTACATTCTGACTGTCACATCAAGCTTTCGAGACTGGCATAGGAATGAATTACTAGGTACCAATCATTTTTTCGTtttgatattttaaaatattttgatttgatttatttttttgactTTTAAATCCATTTGTGTTTCATGAATATGCATGTAAAATCAGATATGCATTTTCTTTATATCACCTACCAAATGGAATGTCATAAATTTTTTTTGTACAATATTAAAATTGAGTAAATCATTGAAAAAGATAAATTGATATGGCTGTGAACGTACACTGAGTgacaaaaaagttaagcacccagagtGGTGGAGATGAAATGAATCTGCATGTGGTGAAAGGTCGTGTGACtgtatcataataattataatatcagatcaaacggacaaaAGAGTTGGCAGTATGAGTGtggcaccccatccccccccccccccccccccccgggcctgAATACATGCGGTGATATGGTGCGGAAGGGAGTCATACAGCCGTTGTATCCTCTCCTGTGGCAAGTCGGCCCACAGCTGCTGTAACTGGCCTtcgagatcctgcagattggcactgggtctgagttGACATCCAAGCTGATCCCACACATGTTCGATTGGGGAAAGATTGGGGGACCTGGCTGGTCACGGGAGGAGCTCAACATGACGCAGGCAGTCCATAGACACACGTGCTGGGTGTGGACGAGCATTGTTTTGTTGACAATACCGGGGTGGTGTCTCAGGAGGGGTAAGACATGCAGATGCAGGATGTCATTGACATAGCACTGCACCATTAGGGTCCCCTGaatcactaccagagatgacctgaagtcataccctatggctccccacaccatgaagtcataccctatggctccccacaccatgaggtcataccctatggctccccacaacatgatgtcataccctatggctccccacaccttgATGTCAtcccctatggctccccacaccatgatgtcatcccctatggctccccacaccttgatgtcataccctatggctccccacaccatgatgtcataccctatggctccccacaccttgATGTCATACCcagtggctccccacaccatgatgtcataccctatggctccccacaccttgatgtcataccctatggctcccaacaccatgaagtcataccctatggctccccacaccatgatgtcataccctatggctccccacaccttgatgtcataccctatggctccccacaccatgatgtcatacccagtggctccccacaccatgatgtcataccctatggctccccacaccatgaagtcataccctatggctccccacaccatgaagtcataccctatggctccccacaccatgatgtcataccctatggctccccacaccatgaagtcataccctatggctccccacaccatgaagtcataccctatggctccccacaacatgatgtcataccctatggctccccacaccttgatgtcataccctatgactccccacaccatgatgtcataccctatgactccccacaccatgatgtcataccctatggctccccacaccatgatgtcataccctatggctccccacaccatgatgccaggTGTAACGCCGGTGTGTCTCTCCTCAAGATTGACCCCTCCCCTCGGCAccaccatacgcacacacaaTGGTCATGCCACCCAGTTATGGCACCAATCCAAATTTCGCCATCTGTACTGGTGTTAAAGGCAGCCTATACATGTGACAGTGAACCTGTAGTCCGGttgatgccagtcatcgagaCACAATGCGGGATGACAAGGGGGGTTGTGTAGAGTCCAATGTCTGTGTCCAGATGACAGGCGCAGATGTCATTTTTGTAATGCTTAGCGCGCAAGGCAACATTCCTCccttggtgtggtctgtcttgggcgACCGGAACCTTCACGACATGCATGGGTGCCCTCATGTACCTATTGATTCCAACATCAGACAactgtgacatctgcatgccccaCATACCGAGCAATTGCAcaatatgaccacctggctccATGCAAACCCACAGTGCGACCCCTATCAAGCTCCACcaagtgctggtaatgctgtctaatgcgtCTATGAGGcctcctctgtgtctggtgattcgACATTCCAGCTCCTTGCAAATCGAATCATGTACATACCTGTCTATGGTCTGCATGTAGcaaattacatccaaatcaGGTAATTATTTCTGGGTGCATAACTGCTATTTTgtcactttgtgtgtgtgtgtgtgtgtgtgtgtgtgtagctgtaTGACTAATGCTTTTCTCTCTACCTTTCAGCCGAACCCCGTAAATATGCATATTTCTTAGGGGCTTTTGGTCTCCCTCTCCTGAATTCTGTTGCTCTGGCTGTAGCATTAAAATTCAAGGCAGGTAAatacactagagctttgagatGTTTCTCCTATAATTTTACTTTTTGCTATCCAAACTTAATAATACATCTAAATTTGACAAACCTTTTATGAAATACTATATGTAATCCCGTGGTTTAATATCTGTCACTTACTGCTCAATTACTGACCTCAGTTCTCAGTGATTtgtgtgatgatgtcatttcagacacaggaaaacagtTACTGGATCTACGGCTGATTGTCCTGAATTCTGGGTCTGTCTTCCTCTTTGGCTGGATTGTTATACAGATGTCTGCATACTGTAAGTATAACAGGGATATGATGCATAACTTACCATAAAGGCTGAATATGTGTACTGGGACTTTTCTTGCATGCTGACAGTTTTCCAGTCATTGTTTTCATCTCCCCATGTcccagtcagacagacagaagcaAGATAGGCAGTAAATCAGTATAATAGAAAGCCGACAACTGAGTAATCAGTCTGTAATTACTGATTAACTGTCCTTAATAATATTGTATTAAAAAACCAGTACTCATAGAATGTTTCCTGACTTACATTTCCAGTATTTAACCTGGATAAATATTATATCACTTAAATAATGTTATTTACTAACTACTTTGTGCAGATCAGGACATGGTATTTCATATCACTGCTGCTTTAATAATTCTGAGCTCTTTTGGTCTGCCtttatgatgctgtttcagtgaTGTAGGACAGTAATGGCCtcctggccagtagggggcactgaAGCTGTAATGGGGAGCTCTGACTAGGAAGATAACATAACTGCATGCTCAGTGACACAGCATATGTGTCTATGTAATACAGAAACCTTTCACTGTCAGTAATCATTATTATGATTATAAACATGCAAGTAATCATTCTCGTTACTCAATATCATTAGTCATTATCATTACTAATTACATATAACCTGGCAGTTACAATAAACTTCATATTCACATCTTACTATTTCAAGCTCTTGCGTAGTTAATTGTATCATTTTTAATTACAGGGTTGGCGAGAAAGGAAAAGTGAGTAGAGATTTTTATATGTAGTACATGTACaagcctttttaaaaaaaaaatggtagaAATGTAGAAGAAAAATCCATTCTGATGAGCCTGGAAACTGTCACaggaagcacaaggcaggggacaccctgggcaggatgccagtccatcacagagcaaacACACATTCACTTACGATGGGACATTTAGtgaggtgtgaggtgccagtgttacccactgagtcaccatgtaaactacacagagcccaagccggggggtgtgaggtgccagtgttactcactgagtcaccatgtaaactacacagagcccaagcgggggggtgtgaggtgccagtgttactcactgagtcaccatgtaaactacacagagcccaagccagggggtgtgaggtgccagtgttacccactgagtcaccatgtaaactacacagagcccaagtcggggggtgtgaggtgccagtgttacccactgagtcaccatgtaaactacacagagcccaagccggggggtgtgaggtgccagtgttacccactgagtcaccatgtaaactacacagagcccaagccggggggtgtgaggtgccagcgttacccactgagtcaccatgtaaactacacagagcccaagctggggggtgtgaggtgccagtgttacccactgagtcaccatgtaaactacacagagcccaagctggggggtgtgaggtgccagtgttacccactgagtcaccatgtaaactacacagagcccaagccgggaggtgtgaggtgccagtgttacccactgagtcaccatgtaaactacacagagcccaagctggggggtgtgaggtgccagtgttacccactgagtcaccatgtaaactacacagagcccaagctggggggtgtgaggtgccagtgt
The sequence above is a segment of the Brienomyrus brachyistius isolate T26 chromosome 12, BBRACH_0.4, whole genome shotgun sequence genome. Coding sequences within it:
- the LOC125705020 gene encoding adhesive plaque matrix protein-like isoform X1, encoding MAPHTMKSYPMAPHNMMSYPMAPHTLMSSPMAPHTMMSSPMAPHTLMSYPMAPHTMMSYPMAPHTLMSYPVAPHTMMSYPMAPHTLMSYPMAPNTMKSYPMAPHTMMSYPMAPHTLMSYPMAPHTMMSYPVAPHTMMSYPMAPHTMKSYPMAPHTMKSYPMAPHTMMSYPMAPHTMKSYPMAPHTMKSYPMAPHNMMSYPMAPHTLMSYPMTPHTMMSYPMTPHTMMSYPMAPHTMMSYPMAPHTMMPGVTPVCLSSRLTPPLGTTIRTHNGHATQLWHQSKFRHLYWC
- the LOC125705020 gene encoding adhesive plaque matrix protein-like isoform X2; the protein is MAPHNMMSYPMAPHTLMSSPMAPHTMMSSPMAPHTLMSYPMAPHTMMSYPMAPHTLMSYPVAPHTMMSYPMAPHTLMSYPMAPNTMKSYPMAPHTMMSYPMAPHTLMSYPMAPHTMMSYPVAPHTMMSYPMAPHTMKSYPMAPHTMKSYPMAPHTMMSYPMAPHTMKSYPMAPHTMKSYPMAPHNMMSYPMAPHTLMSYPMTPHTMMSYPMTPHTMMSYPMAPHTMMSYPMAPHTMMPGVTPVCLSSRLTPPLGTTIRTHNGHATQLWHQSKFRHLYWC